From one Nocardioides sp. Kera G14 genomic stretch:
- a CDS encoding MCE family protein, with the protein MAGIRGIAIKFALFALVAIMLLVVLISTMHNGVEGGTNDYKAHFTDVSGLRVGDDVKVAGVRVGRVNGISVGGDGADAVVDFSLSDDQQILDNTSLVMRYQNLVGQRYLAMEQPAQHGVPLHDGATIPVTRTDPGFDLTTLLNGFRPLFEVLQPADVNKLATSLVQVLQGEGGTIEGLLQQTTKLTTFVADRDAVIGRVLTNLTPVLQNLSGHDTQLSSTIVSLKQLMQGLAQDRESIGNSIDGVSQLIGSTSGLLQETQKPLVDSVKQFRTVATMLAQTRDKIIAAVLGYRDAFGSLGRAGSYQNALNIYACAVKIKLGAAPAINPAGNNAKRSKVCQ; encoded by the coding sequence GTGGCCGGAATCCGCGGCATCGCGATCAAGTTCGCGCTCTTCGCGCTCGTCGCGATCATGCTGCTCGTCGTCCTCATCAGCACGATGCACAACGGCGTGGAGGGCGGGACCAACGACTACAAGGCGCACTTCACCGACGTCAGCGGCCTCCGCGTCGGCGACGATGTCAAGGTCGCCGGCGTCCGGGTCGGCCGGGTCAACGGCATCAGCGTCGGGGGCGACGGTGCCGACGCGGTGGTGGACTTCAGCCTGAGCGACGATCAGCAGATCCTCGACAACACCTCGCTCGTCATGCGCTACCAGAACCTCGTCGGGCAGCGCTACCTCGCGATGGAGCAGCCGGCGCAGCACGGTGTCCCGCTCCACGACGGTGCCACCATCCCGGTCACACGCACGGATCCGGGCTTCGACCTCACGACGCTGCTCAACGGCTTCCGGCCGCTCTTCGAGGTGCTGCAGCCGGCCGACGTCAACAAGCTCGCGACCTCGCTCGTGCAGGTGTTGCAGGGGGAGGGCGGCACCATCGAGGGCCTGCTCCAGCAGACCACGAAGCTGACGACCTTCGTCGCGGACCGCGACGCGGTGATCGGCCGGGTGCTGACCAACCTCACGCCGGTCCTGCAGAACCTGTCGGGTCACGACACCCAGCTCTCCTCGACCATCGTGTCGCTGAAGCAGCTCATGCAGGGGCTCGCGCAGGACCGTGAGTCGATCGGGAACTCGATCGACGGGGTCAGTCAGCTGATCGGCTCCACGTCCGGACTCCTCCAGGAGACGCAGAAGCCGCTCGTGGACTCGGTCAAGCAGTTCCGGACCGTCGCCACGATGCTCGCCCAGACCCGGGACAAGATCATCGCGGCGGTCCTGGGCTACCGGGACGCGTTCGGCAGCCTCGGTCGGGCGGGCTCCTACCAGAACGCCCTCAACATCTATGCCTGTGCAGTGAAGATCAAGCTGGGTGCCGCGCCCGCGATCAATCCGGCAGGCAACAACGCCAAGCGATCGAAGGTGTGCCAGTGA
- a CDS encoding phospholipase D-like domain-containing protein: protein MIGRHFWTWVRRLLLVVVGVPTGVAVGLSLVDAYRSRGRRAKPFPTNPPITTELGDGEVTTYSFGTDLFEAMLAAINGAKTQILLETYIWKGDELGERFKRALTEAAGRGVDVHVIYDSLANMVVPRKFKKFPSTIKVLRFPLYPAGWRFFDLARYGRDHRKILVVDDTVGFVGGYNIGGLYATEWRDTHIRVTGSAVWDLKRAFADFWNLNRGRRRNHERPMLLETSAEWEPRIRFHRNVPRLWMFPIRSVYLEAINRASKNIYLTTAYFLPDQDFVDALKDAAERGVDVRILIPLKSNHVVTDWIARGYFAQMLEAGIRIFRFKGAMIHAKTCTVDGSWSTVGTANIDRVSLTGNYEINVEIIDDSFAEVLERVYETDESNSLELTEGEWMARDVHRKFTEIVLSPLRPFL from the coding sequence GTGATCGGCCGACACTTCTGGACCTGGGTACGTCGACTGCTGCTCGTCGTCGTCGGTGTCCCCACCGGCGTCGCGGTCGGGCTCAGCCTCGTGGACGCCTACCGCAGCCGTGGCCGTCGCGCGAAGCCCTTCCCGACCAATCCCCCGATCACCACCGAGCTCGGCGACGGTGAGGTGACGACGTACTCCTTCGGCACCGACCTCTTCGAGGCCATGCTCGCGGCGATCAACGGTGCGAAGACGCAGATCCTGCTGGAGACCTACATCTGGAAGGGCGACGAGCTCGGTGAGAGGTTCAAGCGCGCACTGACGGAGGCGGCCGGGCGTGGGGTCGACGTCCACGTGATCTACGACAGCCTCGCGAACATGGTGGTGCCGAGGAAGTTCAAGAAGTTCCCGTCGACGATCAAGGTGCTCCGCTTCCCGCTCTATCCCGCAGGGTGGCGCTTCTTCGACCTCGCCCGCTACGGCCGCGACCACCGCAAGATCCTCGTGGTCGACGACACCGTCGGCTTCGTGGGCGGTTACAACATCGGCGGCCTGTATGCGACGGAGTGGCGTGACACCCACATCCGGGTCACCGGCAGCGCGGTCTGGGATCTCAAGCGTGCCTTCGCGGACTTCTGGAACCTCAACCGCGGCCGGCGCCGCAACCACGAGCGCCCGATGCTGCTGGAGACCAGCGCGGAGTGGGAGCCGCGGATCCGCTTCCACCGCAACGTGCCGCGACTGTGGATGTTCCCCATCCGGTCGGTCTACCTCGAGGCGATCAACCGGGCGTCGAAGAACATCTACCTCACCACGGCCTACTTCCTGCCGGACCAGGACTTCGTCGACGCCCTCAAGGACGCCGCCGAGCGTGGTGTCGACGTGCGCATCCTGATCCCGCTCAAGTCCAACCACGTCGTCACCGACTGGATCGCGCGCGGCTACTTCGCGCAGATGCTCGAGGCCGGGATCCGGATCTTCCGCTTCAAGGGCGCGATGATCCACGCCAAGACCTGCACCGTCGACGGCTCCTGGAGCACGGTCGGCACGGCCAACATCGACCGCGTCAGCCTGACCGGCAACTACGAGATCAACGTCGAGATCATCGACGACTCGTTCGCCGAGGTGCTCGAGCGGGTCTACGAGACCGACGAGTCGAACTCACTCGAGCTGACCGAGGGCGAGTGGATGGCCCGCGACGTGCACCGCAAGTTCACCGAGATCGTGCTCTCGCCGCTGCGGCCGTTCCTCTGA
- a CDS encoding alpha/beta hydrolase codes for MSIGSGAVRTAGQMARNAWAVSWFGDGVEEHDGVPTQVLYDEPHARVEHVAPEAPASGNPVLLVTPLAVPVSCWDLRPGQSLAAHLSGLDGSGEGRPTYTIDYGEIRFRDRGMGFEDWVDAILPTAIQRISDAHGGRSVHLVGWSHGGTMSLLTAAHLPELPIASISALGTPTDYRLNPAYAPVFWVHDHGPAFVVAPVAVLGGTTAPATRLGYRWMAPVREITKPWTLLRNLHQPEVLARVNAVDQFIDAMPGYPGRFFNQAITRLVCASELATGTVHLRDDVVVSMDRLTAPLLLIGSTTDILANAASVAAGRDAYRRADVEFVEVRGLSHLGLIASPRAKNETWPAVDRHLAAHDSA; via the coding sequence GTGAGCATCGGCAGCGGTGCTGTCCGCACCGCGGGCCAGATGGCGCGCAACGCCTGGGCGGTCTCGTGGTTCGGCGACGGCGTCGAGGAGCACGACGGCGTTCCGACCCAGGTCCTCTACGACGAGCCGCATGCACGTGTCGAACACGTCGCGCCGGAGGCACCGGCCAGCGGAAACCCGGTCCTCCTCGTGACGCCGCTCGCCGTCCCGGTGAGCTGCTGGGACCTCCGCCCCGGACAGAGCCTCGCCGCGCACCTGTCGGGCCTCGACGGCTCGGGCGAGGGCCGCCCGACGTACACCATCGACTACGGCGAGATCCGCTTCCGCGATCGCGGAATGGGCTTCGAGGACTGGGTCGACGCCATCCTGCCGACGGCGATCCAGCGGATCTCCGACGCGCACGGCGGCCGGTCCGTCCACCTCGTCGGCTGGTCGCACGGCGGCACGATGTCGCTGCTCACCGCGGCCCACCTGCCCGAGCTGCCGATCGCCTCCATCTCCGCGCTCGGTACGCCGACGGACTACCGCCTCAACCCCGCCTACGCGCCCGTCTTCTGGGTCCATGACCACGGCCCGGCGTTCGTCGTCGCGCCCGTCGCGGTCCTCGGCGGTACGACGGCACCGGCGACGCGTCTCGGCTACCGCTGGATGGCGCCGGTCCGTGAGATCACCAAGCCGTGGACGCTGCTGCGCAACCTGCACCAGCCCGAGGTCCTTGCCCGGGTGAACGCCGTCGACCAGTTCATCGACGCGATGCCCGGCTACCCCGGCCGCTTCTTCAACCAGGCGATCACGCGCCTGGTCTGCGCGAGCGAGCTCGCCACCGGCACCGTCCACCTGCGCGACGACGTCGTCGTCTCCATGGACCGGCTCACCGCGCCGCTGCTGCTCATCGGCAGCACCACCGACATCCTCGCCAACGCCGCCTCCGTCGCCGCGGGCCGGGACGCCTACCGCAGGGCCGACGTCGAGTTCGTCGAGGTTCGCGGCCTCAGCCACCTCGGCCTGATCGCGTCACCCCGCGCGAAGAACGAGACCTGGCCAGCCGTCGACCGCCACCTCGCCGCCCACGACAGCGCGTAG
- a CDS encoding MCE family protein, which translates to MRPLLRSAVAAVTAALVLGSLSGCGTSVRDMPLPGSGVSGDTIKVVMDFDEALNLAVGAPVKVNGVDAGKVKEIEARDFKARTEVQVKTSAQLRRGATARLRYTTPLGEIFVDVTNPASGTLLRSGEELTTAETSTAPTVEDALSEASLLINGGGLAQLQTVTTELNKAIGGREDTVRDLLLQTSTFMQVANQTTKSIDAALTALDSTSQTLAARRETINKALTQIKPAADVLRKETPNFTALLTALQKFSATANSTVKATRTQLLGAITEIEPVLAELAANKGRWADSLDQLAALGKAIDDVVSNDYLDVNLQLAIDPATLLGGNGGSTGGTSTGGTSGGLGGLVGGLLGGGSTGSSGSGSGLLGLGIGGLLRPQAGK; encoded by the coding sequence GTGAGGCCCCTCCTCCGGTCGGCCGTCGCGGCGGTGACCGCAGCCCTGGTGCTCGGCTCCCTCAGCGGGTGCGGCACCAGCGTGCGCGACATGCCCCTGCCCGGCAGCGGCGTCAGCGGAGACACGATCAAGGTCGTGATGGACTTCGACGAGGCGCTCAACCTCGCGGTCGGTGCGCCGGTCAAGGTCAACGGCGTCGATGCGGGGAAAGTCAAGGAGATCGAGGCCCGCGACTTCAAGGCCCGCACCGAGGTTCAGGTCAAGACCTCGGCCCAGCTCCGACGCGGTGCGACCGCGCGCCTGCGCTACACGACGCCGCTCGGTGAGATCTTCGTGGACGTCACCAATCCGGCCTCCGGCACGCTCCTGCGCAGTGGCGAGGAGCTCACCACCGCGGAGACGAGCACCGCCCCGACGGTCGAGGACGCGCTCTCGGAGGCCTCGCTGCTGATCAACGGAGGTGGCCTCGCCCAGCTCCAGACGGTCACGACCGAGCTGAACAAGGCGATCGGTGGCCGGGAGGACACGGTCCGCGACCTGCTTCTCCAGACCTCCACGTTCATGCAGGTCGCCAACCAGACGACCAAGAGCATCGACGCCGCGCTCACGGCCCTCGACTCGACGTCGCAGACGCTGGCTGCGCGCCGGGAGACCATCAACAAGGCGCTCACGCAGATCAAGCCGGCGGCCGACGTGCTGCGCAAGGAGACGCCGAACTTCACCGCGCTCCTCACCGCGCTGCAGAAGTTCTCCGCCACGGCCAACAGCACCGTCAAGGCCACCCGTACACAGCTGCTCGGCGCCATCACGGAGATCGAGCCGGTGCTCGCCGAACTCGCCGCGAACAAGGGCCGCTGGGCCGATTCCCTCGACCAGCTCGCCGCACTCGGCAAGGCCATCGACGATGTGGTCTCGAACGACTACCTGGACGTCAACCTCCAGCTTGCGATCGACCCGGCCACCCTGCTCGGCGGCAACGGTGGGTCGACCGGCGGCACCAGCACGGGGGGCACCTCGGGCGGACTCGGTGGGCTCGTCGGCGGGCTCCTCGGTGGCGGGAGCACCGGCTCGTCCGGCAGCGGCAGCGGGCTCCTCGGCCTCGGCATCGGCGGCCTCCTCCGGCCCCAGGCAGGGAAGTGA
- the uvrB gene encoding excinuclease ABC subunit UvrB gives MRPVTDLERRVAPFQVVSDYQPGGDQPAAIAEITTRIKNGEKDVVLLGATGTGKTATVAWVAEQLQRPMLVLQPNKTLAAQFANELRQLFPNNAVEYFVSYYDYYQPEAYVPQTDTYIEKDSSINEEVERLRHSATNSLLTRRDVIVVSTVSCIYGLGTPQEYVDRMIRLKVGEEHDRDMILRRLVDIQYTRNDLAFTRGTFRVRGDTLEVFPVYEEHAVRIEFFGDEIERLQTLHAVTGEVLTEDQELYIFPASHYVAGPERMERAINGIEHELTSQLSTFEAQGKLLEAQRLRMRTTYDIEMMRQVGTCSGIENYSMHIDGRGPGTAPNCLLDYFPEDFVLVVDESHVAVPQIGGMYEGDMSRKRNLVDHGFRLPSAMDNRPLKFVEFEDRIGQTIYLSATPGNYELEKVGGDVPPYVVEQIIRPTGLIDPEVIVKPTKGQIDDLIHEIRLRVDRNERVLVTTLTKKMSEDLTDYLLDAGIRTRYLHSEVDTLKRIELLRDLRLGEYDVLVGINLLREGLDLPEVSLVAILDADKEGFLRSDKSLIQTIGRAARNVSGQVHMYADRITPSMENAIEETNRRRAKQVAYNTEHGIDPQPLRKKIADITEMLAREDESTQELLDTWAGTEAKGRAGGSKAKAPTPMLGEASRNRAMAAGMPSSDLAELIQQLTDQMKSAAAELQFEVAARLRDEIGDLKKELRQIMEATK, from the coding sequence ATGCGTCCGGTGACTGATCTTGAGCGTCGTGTCGCGCCCTTCCAGGTGGTCTCGGACTACCAGCCGGGCGGCGACCAGCCTGCGGCGATCGCGGAGATCACCACGCGGATCAAGAACGGTGAGAAGGACGTCGTCCTCCTCGGCGCGACCGGTACCGGAAAGACCGCGACGGTGGCGTGGGTCGCCGAGCAGTTGCAGCGGCCGATGCTGGTGCTGCAACCGAACAAGACGCTGGCCGCGCAGTTCGCCAACGAGCTTCGACAGCTCTTCCCGAACAACGCGGTCGAGTACTTCGTCAGCTACTACGACTACTACCAGCCCGAGGCCTACGTCCCGCAGACGGACACCTACATCGAGAAGGACTCCTCGATCAACGAGGAGGTCGAGCGGCTGCGCCACAGTGCGACCAACTCGCTGCTCACCCGCCGCGACGTCATCGTCGTCTCCACCGTCTCCTGCATCTACGGCCTCGGCACCCCGCAGGAGTACGTCGACCGGATGATTCGGCTCAAGGTCGGCGAGGAGCACGACCGCGACATGATCCTGCGGCGGCTGGTCGACATCCAGTACACCCGCAACGACCTCGCCTTCACGCGCGGCACCTTCCGCGTCCGCGGTGACACCCTCGAGGTCTTCCCCGTCTACGAGGAGCACGCAGTCCGGATCGAGTTCTTCGGCGACGAGATCGAGCGACTCCAGACGCTGCACGCCGTCACCGGCGAGGTGCTCACCGAGGACCAGGAGCTCTACATCTTCCCGGCCTCGCACTACGTCGCCGGCCCGGAGCGCATGGAGCGCGCGATCAACGGGATCGAGCACGAACTGACCAGCCAGCTCTCGACCTTCGAGGCCCAGGGGAAGCTGCTCGAGGCTCAGCGACTGCGGATGCGGACGACGTACGACATCGAGATGATGCGGCAGGTCGGCACGTGTTCGGGGATCGAGAACTATTCGATGCACATCGACGGTCGCGGCCCCGGCACGGCGCCCAACTGTCTGCTCGACTACTTCCCCGAGGACTTCGTGCTCGTCGTCGACGAGTCGCACGTCGCGGTCCCGCAGATCGGTGGCATGTACGAGGGCGACATGTCCCGCAAGCGGAACCTCGTCGACCACGGCTTCCGTCTGCCGAGCGCGATGGACAACCGGCCGCTGAAGTTCGTGGAGTTCGAGGACCGGATCGGGCAGACGATCTACCTCTCCGCGACGCCGGGCAACTACGAGCTCGAGAAGGTGGGCGGTGACGTGCCCCCGTACGTCGTCGAGCAGATCATCCGCCCGACCGGCCTGATCGACCCCGAGGTCATCGTCAAGCCGACCAAGGGCCAGATCGACGACCTGATCCACGAGATCCGGCTCCGCGTCGACCGCAACGAGCGCGTCCTCGTGACGACGCTGACGAAGAAGATGTCCGAGGACCTCACCGACTACCTGCTCGACGCCGGCATCCGCACCCGCTACCTCCACTCCGAGGTCGACACGCTCAAGCGGATCGAGCTGCTCCGCGATCTGCGGCTGGGTGAGTACGACGTCCTCGTCGGCATCAACCTGCTGCGTGAGGGTCTCGACCTGCCCGAGGTCTCCCTCGTGGCGATCCTCGATGCCGACAAGGAGGGGTTCCTCCGCTCCGACAAGTCGCTCATCCAGACCATCGGCCGTGCCGCCCGAAACGTCTCCGGCCAGGTCCACATGTACGCCGACCGGATCACCCCCTCGATGGAGAACGCGATCGAGGAGACCAACCGGCGTCGCGCCAAGCAGGTGGCCTACAACACCGAGCACGGCATCGACCCGCAGCCGCTGCGGAAGAAGATCGCCGACATCACCGAGATGCTCGCCCGTGAGGACGAGTCGACCCAGGAGCTGCTCGACACCTGGGCGGGCACCGAGGCCAAGGGCCGCGCCGGCGGCTCCAAGGCGAAGGCGCCGACGCCCATGCTCGGTGAGGCCTCCCGCAACCGCGCCATGGCCGCCGGCATGCCGAGCTCCGACCTCGCCGAGCTCATCCAGCAGCTCACCGACCAGATGAAGTCCGCTGCCGCCGAGCTCCAGTTCGAGGTCGCCGCACGGTTGCGTGACGAGATCGGTGACCTCAAGAAGGAGCTGCGCCAGATCATGGAAGCCACCAAGTAG
- a CDS encoding MCE family protein, with product MGKLFSNRLYLSLVGVIAVFVVSVAYLLSNVLDVPLTGGAPKVAVEMSGTGGLYKGSEATYRGVKVGKVTDIQLTAIGVKAIVTLTGDYDIPASTRAQVRSLSPVGEQYVDFQPTTTKGPYLKDGSVVPGSETDLPKSLGSTVVAVNNVLSQIDDEKLHSLLDSLATGLNGTGDQIGHIVDQGDEVLAALQKAWPQTKGLIDNAGPAIQVPVSESGDLEQLATSAKQFAAFLKDYDPELTKQLEHAPAQLTQVQSLVDQWGAVLPGFLPAAATFLDLFGSHSAQLRAIVAGYARGVSTLTGFLTSGALKLEIIGQKETVCRYGTTTHGVRDARTQLQTGGHCPASAPNLQRGAAHAPGATK from the coding sequence ATGGGCAAGCTCTTCAGCAACAGGCTCTACCTCAGCCTGGTCGGCGTCATCGCGGTCTTCGTGGTCTCGGTCGCCTACCTCCTCTCGAACGTCCTCGACGTGCCACTGACCGGTGGCGCGCCGAAGGTCGCCGTCGAGATGAGTGGCACCGGGGGCCTCTACAAGGGGTCGGAGGCGACGTACCGCGGGGTGAAGGTCGGGAAGGTGACCGACATCCAGCTGACGGCGATCGGCGTCAAGGCCATCGTCACGTTGACCGGGGACTACGACATCCCGGCGTCGACGCGCGCGCAGGTGCGCTCGCTCTCACCGGTCGGCGAGCAGTACGTCGACTTCCAGCCGACCACGACGAAGGGGCCCTACCTCAAGGACGGCAGCGTCGTGCCCGGAAGCGAGACGGACCTGCCGAAGAGCCTGGGGTCGACGGTCGTCGCGGTCAACAACGTGCTGAGCCAGATCGACGACGAGAAGCTGCACAGCCTCCTCGACTCGCTCGCCACCGGACTCAACGGCACCGGCGACCAGATCGGCCACATCGTCGACCAGGGTGACGAGGTCCTCGCTGCCCTGCAGAAGGCTTGGCCGCAGACCAAGGGCCTGATCGACAACGCCGGCCCCGCGATCCAGGTGCCCGTCTCGGAGTCCGGCGACCTCGAGCAGCTGGCCACGTCGGCCAAGCAGTTCGCGGCCTTCCTCAAGGACTACGACCCCGAGCTCACCAAGCAGCTCGAGCACGCACCCGCCCAGCTGACGCAGGTCCAGTCACTCGTGGACCAGTGGGGTGCCGTCCTACCGGGCTTCCTGCCGGCCGCGGCGACGTTCCTCGACCTCTTCGGCTCGCACTCGGCGCAGCTGCGCGCGATCGTCGCCGGCTACGCACGCGGCGTCAGCACCCTCACCGGGTTCCTCACCAGTGGTGCGCTCAAGCTCGAGATCATCGGGCAGAAGGAGACGGTCTGCCGCTACGGCACGACGACGCACGGCGTACGGGACGCACGCACGCAGCTCCAGACCGGCGGCCACTGCCCGGCCAGCGCGCCGAACCTGCAGCGGGGCGCGGCACACGCACCCGGCGCGACGAAGTGA
- a CDS encoding MCE family protein has protein sequence MKPLADRDPYRIGLAAIAALVVFAILVVLLASASFGSKAYTAILQHSAGLRAGESVEVHGVVVGKVKSVALDGDHVKVTFRVKSGIKVGSQSSAAVKVATLLGSHYLEVDPKGGCCTNTIPLARTSVPYNLQDVLNEGTGKLEELDPVVLAKALTTAADTLDTTKEDIGPAIDGVAALSAIITKRGAQTTALLQAARSVSDQLVATSPDLIELMKQSNLVLAEITSRREAIKTLLVQVTTLSKALSTIVTQTKADLKPSLVALNQVVATLNQQDAKLKQTLDIVAPSLRYLTNALGNGPWLSLNVHDPVVPSDEMLCAVGNCK, from the coding sequence GTGAAGCCGCTCGCCGACCGGGATCCCTATCGGATCGGTCTCGCCGCCATCGCGGCGCTCGTGGTCTTCGCGATCCTCGTCGTGCTCCTCGCGAGCGCCTCCTTCGGGTCCAAGGCCTACACGGCGATCCTCCAGCACAGCGCGGGCCTCCGCGCCGGCGAATCGGTCGAGGTCCACGGTGTCGTCGTGGGCAAGGTCAAGAGCGTGGCGCTCGACGGCGACCACGTGAAGGTCACCTTCAGGGTCAAGAGCGGCATCAAGGTCGGCTCCCAGTCGAGCGCAGCCGTCAAGGTCGCGACCCTGCTGGGCTCGCATTACCTCGAGGTCGACCCCAAGGGTGGCTGCTGCACCAACACCATCCCGCTCGCCCGGACCTCGGTTCCCTACAACCTCCAGGACGTCCTCAACGAGGGCACCGGAAAGCTCGAGGAGCTCGACCCCGTCGTCCTGGCGAAGGCCCTGACGACCGCGGCCGACACCCTCGACACCACCAAGGAGGACATCGGCCCGGCGATCGACGGTGTCGCCGCCCTCTCCGCGATCATCACCAAGCGCGGCGCGCAGACCACCGCGCTCCTGCAGGCGGCGCGCAGCGTCAGCGACCAGCTGGTCGCGACCAGCCCCGACCTGATCGAGCTGATGAAGCAGTCGAACCTCGTCCTCGCCGAGATCACGAGCCGCCGCGAGGCGATCAAGACGCTCCTCGTCCAGGTCACGACGCTCAGCAAGGCGTTGAGCACGATCGTGACGCAGACCAAGGCCGACCTGAAGCCCTCCCTCGTGGCGCTCAACCAGGTCGTGGCCACTCTCAATCAGCAGGATGCGAAGTTGAAGCAGACGCTCGACATCGTGGCGCCGTCGCTGCGCTACCTCACCAACGCCCTCGGCAACGGCCCATGGCTCTCGCTCAATGTCCACGATCCCGTGGTCCCCAGTGACGAGATGCTCTGCGCAGTCGGGAACTGCAAGTGA
- a CDS encoding MCE family protein, with protein MNGLLRRPMAKVVAGIIVILLIVLGLKAFSGGGGMTVTAYFPSSAGLFKGNDVGVLGVKVGTVEKIVPDGDRVRVTLHVNGDQKIPADAGAVVVARSVATDRYVELTPVYHSGATMHDGATIPLDRTRTPVEFDEVLATINDFATKIGGNKQTADAVRRIVDSGDAALGGKGQDINKAVTNLGGAADTLAGQSDDFTATLTSLNSLAGTVKDNAAIEKQFIGQVSTASQMLADQREDFRSALRALDSAVTQVADFSVTNKAEIVKALNSSSTLMKSLTTKSDQINEVLEVLPVGLQNVELANHNGWLPAHADPLVLAPLGGALTKVCEALPLNLCETLDGTGTVAELLSGLNGLLGLGGSK; from the coding sequence GTGAACGGCCTGCTGCGGCGGCCCATGGCCAAGGTCGTCGCCGGAATCATCGTGATCCTGCTGATCGTGCTCGGGCTCAAGGCGTTCTCCGGCGGCGGCGGCATGACCGTGACGGCGTACTTCCCGAGCTCGGCAGGCCTCTTCAAGGGCAACGACGTGGGCGTCCTGGGGGTCAAGGTGGGTACGGTCGAGAAGATCGTCCCCGACGGCGACCGGGTCAGGGTCACGCTCCACGTGAACGGCGACCAGAAGATTCCCGCCGACGCCGGTGCGGTGGTCGTCGCGCGCTCGGTCGCCACCGACCGGTACGTCGAGCTCACGCCGGTCTATCACTCCGGCGCCACCATGCACGACGGCGCGACCATCCCGCTCGATCGGACGCGCACGCCCGTCGAGTTCGACGAGGTGCTCGCGACGATCAACGACTTCGCGACGAAGATCGGCGGAAACAAGCAGACCGCCGACGCGGTCCGCCGCATCGTCGACAGCGGCGACGCAGCCCTCGGTGGCAAGGGGCAGGACATCAACAAGGCCGTGACCAACCTCGGTGGAGCGGCCGACACCCTCGCCGGCCAGAGCGACGACTTCACCGCGACCCTCACCTCGCTGAACTCGTTGGCGGGGACGGTCAAGGACAACGCGGCCATCGAGAAGCAGTTCATCGGCCAGGTCTCGACCGCGAGCCAGATGCTCGCCGACCAGCGCGAGGACTTCCGCTCCGCACTGCGCGCGCTGGACTCGGCCGTCACCCAGGTGGCGGACTTCTCGGTGACCAACAAGGCCGAGATCGTCAAGGCGCTCAACTCCTCCTCGACCCTGATGAAGTCACTCACGACCAAGTCGGACCAGATCAACGAGGTTCTCGAGGTCCTCCCCGTCGGCCTGCAGAACGTCGAGCTCGCCAACCACAACGGCTGGCTCCCGGCGCACGCCGACCCGCTGGTGCTCGCCCCGCTCGGCGGTGCGTTGACCAAGGTCTGTGAGGCGCTGCCGCTCAACCTGTGCGAGACGCTCGACGGCACCGGCACGGTGGCGGAGCTGCTGAGTGGACTCAACGGACTCCTCGGCCTGGGAGGTTCCAAGTGA